The following coding sequences are from one Danio rerio strain Tuebingen ecotype United States chromosome 21, GRCz12tu, whole genome shotgun sequence window:
- the LOC141379950 gene encoding uncharacterized protein isoform X3, translating into MDRYSRRMAALRSHHKKCEERYKAKMRTETYDNNLQNGEQSNDKGEVPTENGSAEKSDIDTENGSAEKSDIDTENETSKQDSSESETCSEYVPSDKESTADELDSERESGVQLNTIDTLIPSDKDSLHTSKKKKKMTIKTTVNCPKGTRKWNKKQYCLYCQKPQSKISRHLENRHANEPEVSKAFSFPKHSKKRKDLLEGIRNKGNYFHNVEVLENKDGEIVTWRQPTVAADISDFLPCPQCLGFFMKKDLWKHSKACRAENVVKRKKGERVRSTAACLLPMGSDTPAGIRTLLMGMREDSIAKAITEDRLIMLFGESIYTKCGHDRAQHPYIVQKMRELARFMVKVKELSKSVETLEKLCVPQNFVLAITACKEVSSYNAESNLFKTPSLALKIGYSLKKACQVSLGQSLMSGDTETERNVKNFIKLIDSHWRTNISSKALNTLQQARWNKGDTIPLTADVMALQKHLRKQEEVSKEKLRKNANAADWKVLAETILCQIILFNRRREGEASKLLLTVYEKRNVKPANQDVVKSLTKLEQQLCSELTRLEIRGKRGKKVPVLLTKDMVDSLDLLIGSREKVGVTKDNPYVFAKVECSAHIRGSDCLRKYAAVCGAKDPKSLTSTQLRKQVATLCQIMNLKDNELDQLAKFMGHDIRVHREYYRLSENTIQLAKVSKLLLSLEKGSGVYKGRSLEEIQFSTDVTGEELSQTTDMDEEEHTSASRKSISHSSQHKRQSSDTDEKEHTSSRKSISKSSKRKRQSSDTDEKEHTSSRKSISKSSKRKRQSSDTAVKVLTEVEEEHTSASRKSVSKSSKRKRQSSDTDEKEHTSSRKSISKSSKRKRQSSDTAVKVLTEVEEEHTSASRKSVSKSSKRKRQSSDTDEKEHTSSRKSISKSSKRKRLSSDTDEKEHTSSRKFVSKSSKRKRQSSDTAVKVLTEVEEEHTSASRKSVSKSAHKNRLLESVEFSEDESFMQPSIKSGKKAPKRPWSPEEQLAVKDTMRKFLALRKVPGMADCLSCLDKNPVLGSRSWRDIKNFVHNTIQSMKKKLATITY; encoded by the exons ATGGATCGGTATAGTAGGAGGATGGCGGCACTGCGGTCTCACCATAAGAAATGTGAAGAAAGGTACAAGGCAAAAATGAGGACCGAGACATATGACAACAATTTACAGAATGGG GAACAATCAAACGACAAAGGTGAGGTGCCAACAGAGAACGGGTCTGCTGAGAAGAGTGACATAGACACAGAGAACGGGTCTGCTGAGAAGAGTGACATAGACACAGAGAACGAAACCAGTAAACAGGACTCAAGTGAATCAGAAACATGTAGTGAATATGTTCCATCAGACAAAGAGAGCACTGCTGATGAGCTTGATTCAGAAAGGGAGTCAGGGGTGCAATTAAACACTATTGACACATTGATTCCTTCAGATAAGGATTCTTTACAtacaagcaagaaaaaaaaaaagatgacaatCAAAACAACTGTTAATTGTCCCAAAGGCACAAGAAAATGGAACAAAAAGCAGTACTGTTTGTACTGTCAGAAACCCCAGAGCAAGATATCACGACACCTTGAAAATCGGCATGCCAATGAACCTGAGGTTTCAAAAGCTTTCTCTTTTCCaaaacactctaaaaaaagaaaagatcttCTAGAGGGAATTCGAAATAAAGGGAACTATTTTCACAATGTAGAGGTTTTGGAAAACAAAGATGGAGAAATTGTAACTTGGCGTCAACCAACCGTGGCTGCAGACATTTCAGATTTTCTTCCTTGCCCTCAGTGTCTTGGGTTTTTCATGAAGAAAGATTTATGGAAACACTCAAAGGCATGCAGAGCAGAGAACGTTGTTAAACGAAAAAAAGGAGAGAGAGTGCGGTCCACTGCAGCTTGCCTTCTACCtatggggtcagacacccctgcTGGTATTAGAACACTTTTGATGGGTATGCGTGAGGACAGTATCGCCAAAGCAATAACCGAGGATCGCTTGATCATGTTGTTTGGCGAGTCCATTTATACAAAGTGCGGCCACGACCGAGCTCAGCACCCATACATTGTACAAAAAATGCGAGAACTTGCAAGGTTTATGGTTAAGGTGAAAGAGCTATCTAAGTCAGTGGAAACACTTGAGAAACTGTGTGTTCCTCAAAACTTTGTTCTGGCGATCACTGCATGCAAGGAGGTAAGCAGCTACAATGCTGAATCAAATCTTTTTAAAACTCCTTCTTTAGCTCTCAAAATTGGTTACTCATTAAAGAAGGCATGTCAGGTAAGCTTAGGCCAGAGTCTTATGTCTGGAGACACTGAGACAGAAAGGAATGTAAAAAACTTCATCAAACTTATTGACAGTCACTGGAGAACCAATATTTCAAGCAAGGCTCTCAACACCCTTCAGCAAGCCAGATGGAATAAGGGTGATACCATACCGCTTACTGCAGATGTCATGGCATTACAGAAACACTTGAGAAAGCAGGAGGAGGTGTCAAAAGAAAAACTAAGGAAAAATGCAAACGCTGCTGACTGGAAAGTTTTAGCAGAAACAATactttgtcagattattttgttcAATAGGAGACGTGAAGGAGAGGCTTCTAAACTACTCCTTACAGTTTATGAAAAGAGGAATGTGAAGCCTGCCAACCAGGATGTTGTTAAATCTCTGACTAAGTTAGAGCAGCAACTGTGCAGTGAATTGACTAGATTGGAAATTCGAGGAAAAAGAGGGAAAAAAGTACCAGTACTACTGACCAAAGACATGGTTGACTCACTTGATCTTTTAATTGGAAGCAGAGAGAAAGTTGGGGTCACAAAAGACAATCCTTATGTTTTTGCAAAAGTTGAGTGTTCAGCCCATATTCGTGGGTCAGACTGTCTACGAAAATATGCAGCAGTGTGTGGTGCCAAAGACCCAAAAAGCCTGACTTCAACCCAACTGAGAAAACAAGTGGCAACTCTGTGTCAGATTATGAACTTAAAAGATAATGAGCTTGACCAGTTAGCTAAATTTATGGGTCACGACATACGCGTTCACCGCGAATATTACAGATTGTCGGAAAACACCATACAACTAGCAAAAGTAAGCAAGTTGCTGTTGTCTCTAGAGAAGGGGTCTGGAGTATACAAAGGAAGATCTTTGGAGGAAATCCAGTTTAGCACTGATG TGACTGGAGAAGAACTAAGTCAAACTACAGATATGG ATGAGGAGGAACACACTTCTGCTTCAAGAAAATCCATCAGTCACTCTTCTCAACACAAACGACAAAGTTCTGACACAG ATGAGAAGGAACACACTTCTTCAAGAAAATCCATCAGTAAATCATCTAAACGCAAACGACAAAGTTCTGACACAG ATGAGAAGGAACACACTTCTTCAAGAAAATCCATCAGTAAATCATCTAAACGCAAACGACAAAGTTCTGACACAG CTGTTAAAGTGCTCACAGAAGTTGAGGAGGAACACACTTCTGCTTCAAGAAAATCCGTCAGTAAATCATCTAAACGCAAACGACAAAGTTCTGACACAG ATGAGAAGGAACACACTTCTTCAAGAAAATCCATCAGTAAATCATCTAAACGCAAACGACAAAGTTCTGACACAG CTGTTAAAGTGCTCACAGAAGTTGAGGAGGAACACACTTCTGCTTCAAGAAAATCCGTCAGTAAATCATCTAAACGCAAACGACAAAGTTCTGACACAG ATGAGAAGGAACACACTTCTTCAAGAAAATCCATCAGTAAATCATCTAAACGCAAACGATTAAGTTCTGACACAG ATGAGAAGGAACACACTTCTTCAAGAAAATTTGTCAGTAAATCATCTAAACGCAAACGACAAAGTTCTGACACAG CTGTTAAAGTGCTCACAGAAGTTGAGGAGGAACACACTTCTGCTTCAAGAAAATCCGTCAGTAAATCTGCACATAAAAACAGACTTTTAGAATCAG TAGAGTTCTCAGAGGATGAATCTTTCATGCAACCATCTATAAAATCTG gaaAGAAAGCCCCTAAGAGGCCATGGAGTCCCGAGGAACAGTTGGCCGTAAAAGATACAATGCGCAAGTTTCTTGCATTAAGAAAAGTACCTGGGATGGCAGATTGCCTGTCATGTCTGGACAAAAATCCTGTTCTAGGCTCAAGATCGTGGCGTGACATAAAAAACTTTGTACATAATACGATTCAGAGTATGAAAAAGAAACTTGCCACAATTACTTATTAG
- the LOC141379950 gene encoding uncharacterized protein isoform X4 yields the protein MDRYSRRMAALRSHHKKCEERYKAKMRTETYDNNLQNGEQSNDKGEVPTENGSAEKSDIDTENGSAEKSDIDTENETSKQDSSESETCSEYVPSDKESTADELDSERESGVQLNTIDTLIPSDKDSLHTSKKKKKMTIKTTVNCPKGTRKWNKKQYCLYCQKPQSKISRHLENRHANEPEVSKAFSFPKHSKKRKDLLEGIRNKGNYFHNVEVLENKDGEIVTWRQPTVAADISDFLPCPQCLGFFMKKDLWKHSKACRAENVVKRKKGERVRSTAACLLPMGSDTPAGIRTLLMGMREDSIAKAITEDRLIMLFGESIYTKCGHDRAQHPYIVQKMRELARFMVKVKELSKSVETLEKLCVPQNFVLAITACKEVSSYNAESNLFKTPSLALKIGYSLKKACQVSLGQSLMSGDTETERNVKNFIKLIDSHWRTNISSKALNTLQQARWNKGDTIPLTADVMALQKHLRKQEEVSKEKLRKNANAADWKVLAETILCQIILFNRRREGEASKLLLTVYEKRNVKPANQDVVKSLTKLEQQLCSELTRLEIRGKRGKKVPVLLTKDMVDSLDLLIGSREKVGVTKDNPYVFAKVECSAHIRGSDCLRKYAAVCGAKDPKSLTSTQLRKQVATLCQIMNLKDNELDQLAKFMGHDIRVHREYYRLSENTIQLAKVSKLLLSLEKGSGVYKGRSLEEIQFSTDVTGEELSQTTDMDEEEHTSASRKSISHSSQHKRQSSDTDEKEHTSSRKSISKSSKRKRQSSDTDEKEHTSSRKSISKSSKRKRQSSDTAVKVLTEVEEEHTSASRKSVSKSSKRKRQSSDTDEKEHTSSRKSISKSSKRKRQSSDTAVKVLTEVEEEHTSASRKSVSKSSKRKRQSSDTDEKEHTSSRKSISKSSKRKRLSSDTDEKEHTSSRKFVSKSSKRKRQSSDTAVKVLTEVEEEHTSASRKSVSKSAHKNRLLESEFSEDESFMQPSIKSGKKAPKRPWSPEEQLAVKDTMRKFLALRKVPGMADCLSCLDKNPVLGSRSWRDIKNFVHNTIQSMKKKLATITY from the exons ATGGATCGGTATAGTAGGAGGATGGCGGCACTGCGGTCTCACCATAAGAAATGTGAAGAAAGGTACAAGGCAAAAATGAGGACCGAGACATATGACAACAATTTACAGAATGGG GAACAATCAAACGACAAAGGTGAGGTGCCAACAGAGAACGGGTCTGCTGAGAAGAGTGACATAGACACAGAGAACGGGTCTGCTGAGAAGAGTGACATAGACACAGAGAACGAAACCAGTAAACAGGACTCAAGTGAATCAGAAACATGTAGTGAATATGTTCCATCAGACAAAGAGAGCACTGCTGATGAGCTTGATTCAGAAAGGGAGTCAGGGGTGCAATTAAACACTATTGACACATTGATTCCTTCAGATAAGGATTCTTTACAtacaagcaagaaaaaaaaaaagatgacaatCAAAACAACTGTTAATTGTCCCAAAGGCACAAGAAAATGGAACAAAAAGCAGTACTGTTTGTACTGTCAGAAACCCCAGAGCAAGATATCACGACACCTTGAAAATCGGCATGCCAATGAACCTGAGGTTTCAAAAGCTTTCTCTTTTCCaaaacactctaaaaaaagaaaagatcttCTAGAGGGAATTCGAAATAAAGGGAACTATTTTCACAATGTAGAGGTTTTGGAAAACAAAGATGGAGAAATTGTAACTTGGCGTCAACCAACCGTGGCTGCAGACATTTCAGATTTTCTTCCTTGCCCTCAGTGTCTTGGGTTTTTCATGAAGAAAGATTTATGGAAACACTCAAAGGCATGCAGAGCAGAGAACGTTGTTAAACGAAAAAAAGGAGAGAGAGTGCGGTCCACTGCAGCTTGCCTTCTACCtatggggtcagacacccctgcTGGTATTAGAACACTTTTGATGGGTATGCGTGAGGACAGTATCGCCAAAGCAATAACCGAGGATCGCTTGATCATGTTGTTTGGCGAGTCCATTTATACAAAGTGCGGCCACGACCGAGCTCAGCACCCATACATTGTACAAAAAATGCGAGAACTTGCAAGGTTTATGGTTAAGGTGAAAGAGCTATCTAAGTCAGTGGAAACACTTGAGAAACTGTGTGTTCCTCAAAACTTTGTTCTGGCGATCACTGCATGCAAGGAGGTAAGCAGCTACAATGCTGAATCAAATCTTTTTAAAACTCCTTCTTTAGCTCTCAAAATTGGTTACTCATTAAAGAAGGCATGTCAGGTAAGCTTAGGCCAGAGTCTTATGTCTGGAGACACTGAGACAGAAAGGAATGTAAAAAACTTCATCAAACTTATTGACAGTCACTGGAGAACCAATATTTCAAGCAAGGCTCTCAACACCCTTCAGCAAGCCAGATGGAATAAGGGTGATACCATACCGCTTACTGCAGATGTCATGGCATTACAGAAACACTTGAGAAAGCAGGAGGAGGTGTCAAAAGAAAAACTAAGGAAAAATGCAAACGCTGCTGACTGGAAAGTTTTAGCAGAAACAATactttgtcagattattttgttcAATAGGAGACGTGAAGGAGAGGCTTCTAAACTACTCCTTACAGTTTATGAAAAGAGGAATGTGAAGCCTGCCAACCAGGATGTTGTTAAATCTCTGACTAAGTTAGAGCAGCAACTGTGCAGTGAATTGACTAGATTGGAAATTCGAGGAAAAAGAGGGAAAAAAGTACCAGTACTACTGACCAAAGACATGGTTGACTCACTTGATCTTTTAATTGGAAGCAGAGAGAAAGTTGGGGTCACAAAAGACAATCCTTATGTTTTTGCAAAAGTTGAGTGTTCAGCCCATATTCGTGGGTCAGACTGTCTACGAAAATATGCAGCAGTGTGTGGTGCCAAAGACCCAAAAAGCCTGACTTCAACCCAACTGAGAAAACAAGTGGCAACTCTGTGTCAGATTATGAACTTAAAAGATAATGAGCTTGACCAGTTAGCTAAATTTATGGGTCACGACATACGCGTTCACCGCGAATATTACAGATTGTCGGAAAACACCATACAACTAGCAAAAGTAAGCAAGTTGCTGTTGTCTCTAGAGAAGGGGTCTGGAGTATACAAAGGAAGATCTTTGGAGGAAATCCAGTTTAGCACTGATG TGACTGGAGAAGAACTAAGTCAAACTACAGATATGG ATGAGGAGGAACACACTTCTGCTTCAAGAAAATCCATCAGTCACTCTTCTCAACACAAACGACAAAGTTCTGACACAG ATGAGAAGGAACACACTTCTTCAAGAAAATCCATCAGTAAATCATCTAAACGCAAACGACAAAGTTCTGACACAG ATGAGAAGGAACACACTTCTTCAAGAAAATCCATCAGTAAATCATCTAAACGCAAACGACAAAGTTCTGACACAG CTGTTAAAGTGCTCACAGAAGTTGAGGAGGAACACACTTCTGCTTCAAGAAAATCCGTCAGTAAATCATCTAAACGCAAACGACAAAGTTCTGACACAG ATGAGAAGGAACACACTTCTTCAAGAAAATCCATCAGTAAATCATCTAAACGCAAACGACAAAGTTCTGACACAG CTGTTAAAGTGCTCACAGAAGTTGAGGAGGAACACACTTCTGCTTCAAGAAAATCCGTCAGTAAATCATCTAAACGCAAACGACAAAGTTCTGACACAG ATGAGAAGGAACACACTTCTTCAAGAAAATCCATCAGTAAATCATCTAAACGCAAACGATTAAGTTCTGACACAG ATGAGAAGGAACACACTTCTTCAAGAAAATTTGTCAGTAAATCATCTAAACGCAAACGACAAAGTTCTGACACAG CTGTTAAAGTGCTCACAGAAGTTGAGGAGGAACACACTTCTGCTTCAAGAAAATCCGTCAGTAAATCTGCACATAAAAACAGACTTTTAGAATCAG AGTTCTCAGAGGATGAATCTTTCATGCAACCATCTATAAAATCTG gaaAGAAAGCCCCTAAGAGGCCATGGAGTCCCGAGGAACAGTTGGCCGTAAAAGATACAATGCGCAAGTTTCTTGCATTAAGAAAAGTACCTGGGATGGCAGATTGCCTGTCATGTCTGGACAAAAATCCTGTTCTAGGCTCAAGATCGTGGCGTGACATAAAAAACTTTGTACATAATACGATTCAGAGTATGAAAAAGAAACTTGCCACAATTACTTATTAG
- the LOC141379950 gene encoding uncharacterized protein isoform X2: MDRYSRRMAALRSHHKKCEERYKAKMRTETYDNNLQNGEQSNDKGEVPTENGSAEKSDIDTENGSAEKSDIDTENETSKQDSSESETCSEYVPSDKESTADELDSERESGVQLNTIDTLIPSDKDSLHTSKKKKKMTIKTTVNCPKGTRKWNKKQYCLYCQKPQSKISRHLENRHANEPEVSKAFSFPKHSKKRKDLLEGIRNKGNYFHNVEVLENKDGEIVTWRQPTVAADISDFLPCPQCLGFFMKKDLWKHSKACRAENVVKRKKGERVRSTAACLLPMGSDTPAGIRTLLMGMREDSIAKAITEDRLIMLFGESIYTKCGHDRAQHPYIVQKMRELARFMVKVKELSKSVETLEKLCVPQNFVLAITACKEVSSYNAESNLFKTPSLALKIGYSLKKACQVSLGQSLMSGDTETERNVKNFIKLIDSHWRTNISSKALNTLQQARWNKGDTIPLTADVMALQKHLRKQEEVSKEKLRKNANAADWKVLAETILCQIILFNRRREGEASKLLLTVYEKRNVKPANQDVVKSLTKLEQQLCSELTRLEIRGKRGKKVPVLLTKDMVDSLDLLIGSREKVGVTKDNPYVFAKVECSAHIRGSDCLRKYAAVCGAKDPKSLTSTQLRKQVATLCQIMNLKDNELDQLAKFMGHDIRVHREYYRLSENTIQLAKVSKLLLSLEKGSGVYKGRSLEEIQFSTDVTGEELSQTTDMDEEEHTSASRKSISHSSQHKRQSSDTDEKEHTSSRKSISKSSKRKRQSSDTDEKEHTSSRKSISKSSKRKRQSSDTAVKVLTEVEEEHTSASRKSVSKSSKRKRQSSDTDEKEHTSSRKSISKSSKRKRQSSDTAVKVLTEVEEEHTSASRKSVSKSSKRKRQSSDTDEKEHTSSRKYVSKSSKRKRQSSDTDEKEHTSSRKSISKSSKRKRLSSDTDEKEHTSSRKFVSKSSKRKRQSSDTAVKVLTEVEEEHTSASRKSVSKSAHKNRLLESEFSEDESFMQPSIKSGKKAPKRPWSPEEQLAVKDTMRKFLALRKVPGMADCLSCLDKNPVLGSRSWRDIKNFVHNTIQSMKKKLATITY; the protein is encoded by the exons ATGGATCGGTATAGTAGGAGGATGGCGGCACTGCGGTCTCACCATAAGAAATGTGAAGAAAGGTACAAGGCAAAAATGAGGACCGAGACATATGACAACAATTTACAGAATGGG GAACAATCAAACGACAAAGGTGAGGTGCCAACAGAGAACGGGTCTGCTGAGAAGAGTGACATAGACACAGAGAACGGGTCTGCTGAGAAGAGTGACATAGACACAGAGAACGAAACCAGTAAACAGGACTCAAGTGAATCAGAAACATGTAGTGAATATGTTCCATCAGACAAAGAGAGCACTGCTGATGAGCTTGATTCAGAAAGGGAGTCAGGGGTGCAATTAAACACTATTGACACATTGATTCCTTCAGATAAGGATTCTTTACAtacaagcaagaaaaaaaaaaagatgacaatCAAAACAACTGTTAATTGTCCCAAAGGCACAAGAAAATGGAACAAAAAGCAGTACTGTTTGTACTGTCAGAAACCCCAGAGCAAGATATCACGACACCTTGAAAATCGGCATGCCAATGAACCTGAGGTTTCAAAAGCTTTCTCTTTTCCaaaacactctaaaaaaagaaaagatcttCTAGAGGGAATTCGAAATAAAGGGAACTATTTTCACAATGTAGAGGTTTTGGAAAACAAAGATGGAGAAATTGTAACTTGGCGTCAACCAACCGTGGCTGCAGACATTTCAGATTTTCTTCCTTGCCCTCAGTGTCTTGGGTTTTTCATGAAGAAAGATTTATGGAAACACTCAAAGGCATGCAGAGCAGAGAACGTTGTTAAACGAAAAAAAGGAGAGAGAGTGCGGTCCACTGCAGCTTGCCTTCTACCtatggggtcagacacccctgcTGGTATTAGAACACTTTTGATGGGTATGCGTGAGGACAGTATCGCCAAAGCAATAACCGAGGATCGCTTGATCATGTTGTTTGGCGAGTCCATTTATACAAAGTGCGGCCACGACCGAGCTCAGCACCCATACATTGTACAAAAAATGCGAGAACTTGCAAGGTTTATGGTTAAGGTGAAAGAGCTATCTAAGTCAGTGGAAACACTTGAGAAACTGTGTGTTCCTCAAAACTTTGTTCTGGCGATCACTGCATGCAAGGAGGTAAGCAGCTACAATGCTGAATCAAATCTTTTTAAAACTCCTTCTTTAGCTCTCAAAATTGGTTACTCATTAAAGAAGGCATGTCAGGTAAGCTTAGGCCAGAGTCTTATGTCTGGAGACACTGAGACAGAAAGGAATGTAAAAAACTTCATCAAACTTATTGACAGTCACTGGAGAACCAATATTTCAAGCAAGGCTCTCAACACCCTTCAGCAAGCCAGATGGAATAAGGGTGATACCATACCGCTTACTGCAGATGTCATGGCATTACAGAAACACTTGAGAAAGCAGGAGGAGGTGTCAAAAGAAAAACTAAGGAAAAATGCAAACGCTGCTGACTGGAAAGTTTTAGCAGAAACAATactttgtcagattattttgttcAATAGGAGACGTGAAGGAGAGGCTTCTAAACTACTCCTTACAGTTTATGAAAAGAGGAATGTGAAGCCTGCCAACCAGGATGTTGTTAAATCTCTGACTAAGTTAGAGCAGCAACTGTGCAGTGAATTGACTAGATTGGAAATTCGAGGAAAAAGAGGGAAAAAAGTACCAGTACTACTGACCAAAGACATGGTTGACTCACTTGATCTTTTAATTGGAAGCAGAGAGAAAGTTGGGGTCACAAAAGACAATCCTTATGTTTTTGCAAAAGTTGAGTGTTCAGCCCATATTCGTGGGTCAGACTGTCTACGAAAATATGCAGCAGTGTGTGGTGCCAAAGACCCAAAAAGCCTGACTTCAACCCAACTGAGAAAACAAGTGGCAACTCTGTGTCAGATTATGAACTTAAAAGATAATGAGCTTGACCAGTTAGCTAAATTTATGGGTCACGACATACGCGTTCACCGCGAATATTACAGATTGTCGGAAAACACCATACAACTAGCAAAAGTAAGCAAGTTGCTGTTGTCTCTAGAGAAGGGGTCTGGAGTATACAAAGGAAGATCTTTGGAGGAAATCCAGTTTAGCACTGATG TGACTGGAGAAGAACTAAGTCAAACTACAGATATGG ATGAGGAGGAACACACTTCTGCTTCAAGAAAATCCATCAGTCACTCTTCTCAACACAAACGACAAAGTTCTGACACAG ATGAGAAGGAACACACTTCTTCAAGAAAATCCATCAGTAAATCATCTAAACGCAAACGACAAAGTTCTGACACAG ATGAGAAGGAACACACTTCTTCAAGAAAATCCATCAGTAAATCATCTAAACGCAAACGACAAAGTTCTGACACAG CTGTTAAAGTGCTCACAGAAGTTGAGGAGGAACACACTTCTGCTTCAAGAAAATCCGTCAGTAAATCATCTAAACGCAAACGACAAAGTTCTGACACAG ATGAGAAGGAACACACTTCTTCAAGAAAATCCATCAGTAAATCATCTAAACGCAAACGACAAAGTTCTGACACAG CTGTTAAAGTGCTCACAGAAGTTGAGGAGGAACACACTTCTGCTTCAAGAAAATCCGTCAGTAAATCATCTAAACGCAAACGACAAAGTTCTGACACAG ATGAGAAGGAACACACTTCTTCAAGAAAATACGTCAGTAAATCATCTAAACGCAAACGACAAAGTTCTGACACAG ATGAGAAGGAACACACTTCTTCAAGAAAATCCATCAGTAAATCATCTAAACGCAAACGATTAAGTTCTGACACAG ATGAGAAGGAACACACTTCTTCAAGAAAATTTGTCAGTAAATCATCTAAACGCAAACGACAAAGTTCTGACACAG CTGTTAAAGTGCTCACAGAAGTTGAGGAGGAACACACTTCTGCTTCAAGAAAATCCGTCAGTAAATCTGCACATAAAAACAGACTTTTAGAATCAG AGTTCTCAGAGGATGAATCTTTCATGCAACCATCTATAAAATCTG gaaAGAAAGCCCCTAAGAGGCCATGGAGTCCCGAGGAACAGTTGGCCGTAAAAGATACAATGCGCAAGTTTCTTGCATTAAGAAAAGTACCTGGGATGGCAGATTGCCTGTCATGTCTGGACAAAAATCCTGTTCTAGGCTCAAGATCGTGGCGTGACATAAAAAACTTTGTACATAATACGATTCAGAGTATGAAAAAGAAACTTGCCACAATTACTTATTAG